From the genome of Triticum aestivum cultivar Chinese Spring chromosome 3B, IWGSC CS RefSeq v2.1, whole genome shotgun sequence, one region includes:
- the LOC123064898 gene encoding universal stress protein PHOS32 — MGGRNIGVAVDFSSCSKAALRWASTNLARSGDQLVLLHVNNSYQNEQGAMHLWEESGSPLIPLVEFSDPHVTKKYGLSPDKETLEILAQVAHQSGVEVFGKIFYGDPTKKLCEAVDLVPLSCLIIGSRGLSTLKRALMGSVSTYVVNHAACPVTVVKENM, encoded by the exons ATGGGTGGGAGGAATATCGGAGTTGCTGTGGACTTCTCATCATGCAGCAAAGCTGCTCTTCGATGGGCGTCAACCAACCTTGCCAGGAGCGGTGATCAACTCGTGCTGCTCCATGTCAACAATTCCTACCAGAATGAGCAAGGAGCGATGCATCTCTGGGAAGAGAGTGGTTCAC CGCTCATCCCTCTGGTAGAGTTCTCGGACCCCCATGTCACAAAGAAGTACGGCCTGTCACCAGACAAGGAGACACTGGAGATCCTGGCCCAAGTGGCACATCAGAGCGGG GTTGAGGTCTTTGGGAAGATATTCTACGGCGACCCGACCAAGAAGCTGTGCGAGGCAGTCGACCTGGTTCCCCTCAGCTGCCTGATCATCGGAAGCAGAGGTCTGAGCACGCTCAAGAG GGCTCTGATGGGGAGCGTGAGCACCTACGTTGTGAACCACGCGGCCTGCCCGGTCACGGTTGTGAAGGAGAACATGTAG
- the LOC123068769 gene encoding uncharacterized protein (The sequence of the model RefSeq protein was modified relative to this genomic sequence to represent the inferred CDS: added 48 bases not found in genome assembly), translated as MAWRRLASGAAAAHLRRGGLSPHFAPARTFSALCGPPAASPTLPVRHALQGIWSRCSSSTPAFQARAPMLRALLAARVSPGVRPKLPGLLRGFGTGGTAIAVMLYPTKVAEAQERPTKSPSEDITVLSPYAKQVLRKFWNLVRKFQLPIGLILLIVYGWRKPMVLAINTLLLLYSTRPDPYSIYLFLQEIHQGKVQQNPALWKEEVIQTRKVDTEDYKFFSIGTVELKDRTVLHVIGILGNWWIYHVSYDKRVEQLYL; from the exons ATGGCGTGGAGGCGACTGGCGAGCGGCGCCGCCGCGGCGCATCTCCGGCGGGGCGGCCTCTCTCCCCACTTCGCCCCCGCCCGCACCTTCTCCGCCCTCTGCGGCCCTCCCGCCGCCAGCCCTACCC TTCCCGTCAGGCACGCGTTGCAGGGCATCTGGTCGCGGTGTTCGAGCTCGACCCCCGCGTTTCAGGCTCGCGCCCCCATGCTCCGAGCTCTGCTGGCCGCGAGGGTGTCCCCCGGAGTTCGTCCGAAGCTTCCAG GTTTGCTGAGGGGATTTGGGACCGGGGGCACCGCAATTGCTGTGATGCTTTATCCCACAAAGGTTGCTGAGGCACAAG AGCGACCGACAAAGAGCCCATCAGAAGATATCACTGTGCTCTCACCATATGCGAAACAAGTTCTTAGGAAATTCTGGAATTTGGTCAGAAAATTTCAGCTGCCTATCGGTTTGATTCTTTTGATTGTGTATGGTTGGCGGAAACCAATGGTTCTTGCCATCAACACATTGCTTCTTCTCTACTCTACAAGGCCGGACCCCTATTCCATATATTTGTTTCTTCAGGAG GTCATCCAGACAAGAAAAGTTGATACCGAAGACTACAAGTTCTTTTCTATTGGGACGGTCGAATTAAAGGACAGAACAGTACTGCATGTGATTGGAATTCTGGGCAACTGGTGGATCTATCATGTGTCGTATGACAAGAGAGTAGAGCAGTTGTACTTGTAA
- the LOC123068770 gene encoding F-box/LRR-repeat protein 14, which translates to MEDLPEELFAEFLKRITRTSDLNSFSLVSKRLYKIEGDQRGAIHIGCGLFPATEALASLCTRFPNLCKVEIDYSGWTVGHGNQLDNQGLSVLSSHCPSLTSLGLSFCSYIDDSGLGYLACSKKLASLRLTSTPNITSRGLLTVAVRCKSLSALHLIDCHKLGSKDWLEYLGSVGSLEELVVKKCEGISQDDLLKFGPGWINLQKFVFEIKKRFFRNDGAGPGEGYDPSYDPHSLNMYDFSCENMKDLRLAGIEIATGKGLRFLFGRCKALEKLCLEYVRGLNDNDMVALSQSCNNLKSVSLWLDPQNYYDTFRTAFTDNSLKALSLSCPMLESVDLTFTGCSAIYTSEIGFTRKGLVALIKSCPIRVLVLRGANFFNDKGMKAVSSAPLLETLELVDCQAISNAGLRFIVRAPCLINLTLRLCDRVTNAGVSKLAHSQKLESLIIERCSRVSEQAVRGAARSVQYSESVPLSELEKLFTTSCS; encoded by the coding sequence ATGGAGGATCTCCCAGAGGAACTGTTTGCAGAATTTCTCAAAAGGATCACCAGGACAAGTGATCTGAATTCTTTTTCCCTTGTGTCGAAGCGGCTCTACAAGATTGAGGGAGATCAGAGGGGTGCTATCCATATTGGCTGTGGCCTTTTCCCTGCTACGGAAGCCTTGGCATCGCTGTGCACCCGATTCCCTAATTTGTGTAAAGTGGAAATCGACTACTCTGGTTGGACGGTAGGCCATGGCAATCAGTTGGACAACCAAGGCCTCTCTGTGTTATCATCTCACTGCCCCTCGCTGACTAGTCTCGGTTTAAGCTTTTGCTCATACATCGATGACTCTGGTCTTGGTTATCTAGCCTGTTCCAAGAAACTAGCGTCCCTCAGGTTGACCTCCACACCAAACATAACTTCAAGAGGGCTTCTCACCGTGGCTGTTCGTTGCAAGAGTCTTTCTGCTCTCCACCTTATTGACTGCCATAAACTAGGTAGCAAAGATTGGTTGGAGTACCTTGGCTCTGTAGGATCATTGGAAGAGCTTGTAGTAAAGAAGTGTGAGGGCATCAGCCAGGATGACCTCCTGAAGTTTGGCCCAGGATGGATAAATTTACAGAAGTTTGTGTTTGAAATCAAGAAAAGATTCTTTCGTAATGACGGGGCTGGGCCTGGTGAGGGCTATGATCCCTCATACGACCCTCATAGCCTGAATATGTATGATTTCAGTTGTGAGAATATGAAGGACTTGAGGTTGGCAGGTATCGAAATTGCGACAGGAAAAGGACTTCGTTTTCTCTTTGGGAGGTGCAAAGCACTGGAGAAGCTTTGCTTGGAGTATGTTCGGGGTCTAAATGACAACGACATGGTTGCATTATCCCAGAGCTGCAACAATCTTAAAAGCGTCTCACTTTGGCTGGATCCTCAGAATTATTACGATACTTTCAGGACGGCATTTACTGATAACAGCCTTAAGGCTCTATCTCTCAGTTGCCCTATGCTTGAGAGTGTTGATCTCACATTTACAGGTTGCTCTGCCATCTACACGTCAGAAATAGGCTTCACACGGAAGGGCCTAGTGGCTCTCATTAAGTCTTGCCCGATTCGTGTTCTCGTGCTAAGGGGTGCCAACTTCTTTAATGACAAAGGGATGAAGGCCGTCTCATCTGCTCCATTACTGGAGACACTCGAGCTTGTGGATTGCCAGGCCATAAGTAATGCTGGGCTGCGGTTCATTGTGCGTGCCCCATGCTTGATTAATCTCACGCTCCGGCTCTGTGACCGTGTGACTAATGCTGGAGTATCGAAGCTGGCACATTCACAGAAGTTAGAGTCTCTGATCATTGAACGTTGTTCCCGGGTCTCTGAGCAGGCTGTGCGTGGGGCTGCCAGATCAGTTCAATACTCCGAGTCTGTACCCCTCAGCGAGCTAGAAAAATTGTTCACAACTTCGTGCAGTTGA